In Paenarthrobacter sp. GOM3, a single window of DNA contains:
- a CDS encoding LysM peptidoglycan-binding domain-containing protein encodes MAHTLRRDLALAASLLGLGLLLAFVGSILFSQWLAAQNHQQQSSLEHLLGIAASAVGTSIVAWWALSFFLAFLATAMQRSGQSKTAGTISKFSPGFMLRLAAAVLGLNLLASGIAQAATQPEPGWHATDTVTSNSTAASWTPTSPSAPGAGTAAPVRTVTPQVEALNPGWRPQLPVVDPGLLSRPASRQDASAGKADVIVQPGDSLWSIAASRLGPFATDLDIALSWPKWYDANRSTIGADPTMLHPGQVLQPPAPG; translated from the coding sequence ATGGCGCACACACTACGCAGGGATCTGGCCCTTGCTGCTTCGTTACTCGGGCTTGGTTTGCTCCTGGCGTTCGTGGGCAGCATCCTGTTCAGCCAATGGTTGGCTGCTCAAAACCATCAACAGCAGTCCTCCCTTGAACACCTTCTAGGCATTGCCGCCAGTGCCGTAGGCACCTCCATCGTGGCGTGGTGGGCCCTGTCGTTTTTCCTTGCCTTTCTGGCGACTGCCATGCAGCGGAGTGGTCAGTCAAAGACGGCCGGCACCATCTCCAAGTTCAGTCCCGGCTTCATGCTGCGCCTTGCGGCAGCAGTGCTCGGCCTAAACCTCCTGGCCTCCGGTATCGCGCAAGCAGCAACACAACCGGAGCCGGGCTGGCACGCCACAGACACCGTGACCTCCAATTCCACCGCTGCGTCATGGACCCCCACATCGCCTAGCGCACCAGGCGCAGGCACTGCGGCGCCCGTCAGAACCGTTACACCACAGGTCGAGGCACTCAACCCCGGCTGGCGTCCGCAGCTCCCTGTTGTTGATCCTGGACTTCTGAGCCGGCCCGCGTCACGGCAGGACGCTTCCGCTGGCAAAGCGGACGTCATCGTGCAACCTGGAGACTCGCTGTGGTCCATTGCCGCTTCCCGGCTGGGTCCTTTCGCCACCGACTTAGACATCGCGCTGTCCTGGCCCAAATGGTACGACGCGAACCGCT
- a CDS encoding helix-turn-helix domain-containing protein, with protein MPRFLTLADVAEQLQINSPQAYALVRSGELKAIQVGGRGQWRIEETMLEQYIQDRYAEASRMIEESRSKTAQR; from the coding sequence ATGCCCCGATTCCTGACTCTGGCGGACGTCGCCGAACAACTCCAAATAAACTCCCCCCAGGCTTACGCCTTGGTGCGAAGCGGGGAGTTGAAGGCTATACAGGTGGGAGGGCGCGGACAGTGGCGTATTGAAGAAACCATGCTGGAGCAGTACATCCAGGATCGTTATGCAGAAGCCAGCCGGATGATCGAAGAGTCCAGGTCCAAGACGGCGCAGCGCTAG
- a CDS encoding AAA family ATPase has protein sequence MSIPVITVGAAEEDVVGGLERLHGPVTVVRRCSELAEMIAACQSGLALAAVVAEGCRELTSTLVDRLAAVGVSVVALTDDPEEARRLQSIGVVAAAPGIDPSALADHISEAVGRVASAAGPGYGYGSGFADPSADLASVPAPEALEEPPRGQGEIIAVWGPTGAPGRTLVAVNIAAELAADGKSVILVDADSYGASVSAVLGLLDESAGLAQACRLADQGLLDDRALESAAAFVFTTAGAFRVLTGTTRADRWTELRAGALSVVLDLARHAADFVVVDTGFCLESDEELSFDTMTPRRNAATLRSLEMADVVLAVGAADPIGIPRLVRGLAELEATIPEASPRIVLNKVKRSTVGHSPKRQLDEAWERFGPGSGIDAYLPADSAACELALLTGSVLLEAAPDSPLRQAIAQLVCAPVQRNRNSFGRSTRVLRFHKR, from the coding sequence GTGAGCATTCCCGTCATAACAGTTGGCGCGGCTGAAGAGGATGTCGTGGGTGGGCTTGAGCGCTTGCACGGCCCGGTAACGGTTGTCCGGCGTTGTTCCGAGCTTGCCGAAATGATTGCCGCATGCCAAAGCGGACTTGCCCTGGCCGCCGTCGTCGCCGAAGGCTGCCGCGAGTTGACCTCAACGCTCGTTGACCGCCTCGCGGCGGTAGGTGTATCGGTAGTAGCCCTGACGGATGATCCGGAGGAAGCGCGGCGACTCCAATCGATTGGCGTCGTTGCCGCCGCTCCGGGAATCGATCCATCCGCTCTCGCCGACCACATCTCCGAAGCAGTCGGGCGTGTGGCGTCAGCTGCTGGACCAGGCTATGGGTACGGAAGTGGATTCGCGGATCCGTCCGCGGATCTTGCATCGGTGCCGGCCCCGGAAGCTTTGGAGGAACCGCCGCGCGGACAAGGGGAGATCATCGCTGTTTGGGGGCCAACAGGTGCGCCCGGCAGGACTCTGGTGGCAGTCAACATAGCGGCAGAACTCGCGGCGGACGGCAAATCCGTGATCCTGGTGGACGCTGACAGCTATGGTGCCAGTGTTTCGGCGGTTCTGGGACTGCTGGATGAATCAGCTGGACTGGCCCAGGCGTGCAGGCTTGCCGATCAGGGCTTGCTCGATGACAGGGCCTTGGAGTCCGCGGCTGCGTTCGTGTTCACCACAGCAGGTGCTTTCCGTGTCCTCACCGGAACCACGCGCGCGGACCGTTGGACTGAACTCAGGGCAGGGGCGCTGTCCGTGGTTCTTGACCTTGCCCGGCACGCGGCGGACTTCGTTGTGGTGGACACAGGATTTTGCCTCGAGTCGGATGAAGAACTGAGCTTCGACACAATGACTCCGCGGCGTAATGCGGCGACCCTCCGCAGCCTGGAAATGGCCGACGTGGTGCTCGCTGTGGGGGCAGCGGATCCCATAGGGATACCGCGCCTGGTTCGCGGCTTGGCAGAACTGGAGGCAACCATTCCAGAGGCGTCCCCCCGAATAGTGCTGAACAAGGTCAAGCGGTCCACCGTGGGCCATTCGCCCAAAAGGCAATTGGACGAAGCCTGGGAGCGGTTCGGCCCTGGCTCGGGCATAGATGCGTACTTACCCGCGGATTCGGCTGCCTGCGAGCTCGCCCTTCTGACTGGCTCCGTGTTACTCGAAGCCGCCCCGGATTCGCCCCTCCGTCAGGCAATCGCCCAGCTCGTTTGTGCGCCTGTCCAGCGAAATCGCAATTCTTTCGGGCGATCAACCAGAGTCCTGCGGTTCCATAAGCGCTAG
- a CDS encoding SAF domain-containing protein → MGPNAAVAAARLKKPSWKDPRLLVGILLVLLSIAGVVALVGTADKTIQVYAARENIAVGQRVTEADFSIVKVRLDAVESSYVTVESGLPPDKVALQRVAKNQLIPQDSLGTADLLNRKPVAISVDEELPTQAVPGARVDVWVAMPGTDRSFAEPELLLPGAEIAQVMEGSTTLGASKTKVVLVLVTDEQMPRLLGAQANDAKVSVVWNPAGLAR, encoded by the coding sequence ATGGGTCCAAACGCAGCCGTTGCCGCCGCACGCTTAAAGAAGCCGTCATGGAAGGACCCTCGGCTGCTGGTCGGGATCCTTCTGGTACTTCTCTCCATTGCGGGCGTCGTGGCGCTGGTGGGAACGGCTGACAAGACTATTCAGGTCTACGCTGCCCGGGAGAACATAGCAGTTGGCCAGCGCGTCACCGAAGCCGATTTCTCCATTGTGAAAGTGCGCTTGGACGCCGTTGAGTCAAGCTACGTCACCGTCGAAAGTGGACTCCCGCCGGACAAGGTCGCGTTACAGAGGGTGGCGAAGAACCAATTGATTCCGCAGGACAGCCTGGGAACGGCCGACCTCCTCAACCGCAAGCCGGTGGCTATCTCCGTGGATGAAGAGCTTCCCACCCAGGCAGTCCCTGGGGCTCGAGTGGATGTATGGGTTGCCATGCCGGGAACCGACAGATCATTCGCGGAACCCGAGTTGTTGTTGCCGGGCGCAGAAATCGCACAGGTGATGGAGGGCTCCACTACCTTGGGTGCCTCGAAGACCAAAGTGGTGCTGGTGCTGGTGACGGATGAGCAAATGCCCAGGCTGCTCGGTGCGCAGGCCAACGACGCCAAGGTGTCCGTCGTCTGGAACCCGGCGGGGTTGGCCCGGTGA